One window of the Trifolium pratense cultivar HEN17-A07 linkage group LG2, ARS_RC_1.1, whole genome shotgun sequence genome contains the following:
- the LOC123909358 gene encoding uncharacterized protein LOC123909358, which yields MDREQEEMQFLGLFEIYKESYKIIISWRKIFSQITLTLILPLTFIFLIHIEISNILFRRIMINTQEIFETQQGTQQYQKLSDIITSEWTTFLLFKLVYYTFLLIFSFLSTSAVVYTIASIYTSREVNFKSVMSVVPKVWKKLMVTFLCIFLAFFLYNIMAILVFIIWALFISYKTGGIATIVIIGILYFVGILYLTIVWQLASVVTVLEDSYGVKAMMKSNELIKGKMGISMLIFLKLNVSFFGIQFLFTNFVVKGWRLSLVDKTAYGILCFLLLSHLFLFGLVIQTVLYFVCKSYHHQSIDKSTLSDHLEVYHGEYEPLKDKDVQMENYHV from the coding sequence ATGGACAGAGAACAAGAAGAAATGCAATTTCTAGGACTCTTTGAAATCTACAAAGAATCCTACAAGATCATAATTTCATGGAGAAAAATCTTCAGCCAAATCACCTTAACTCTAATCCTTCCTCTCACTTTCATCTTCCTTATCCACATAGAAATCTCCAACATCCTCTTCAGAAGAATCATGATCAACACACAAGAAATATTCGAAACACAACAAGGCACACAACAATACCAAAAACTTTCTGACATAATCACTTCTGAATGGACCACTTTCTTACTCTTTAAACTTGTTTACTACACTTTTCTTCTAATCTTCTCTTTCCTTTCAACTTCTGCAGTGGTTTACACCATAGCATCTATATATACTTCAAGAGAGGTGAATTTCAAAAGTGTCATGAGTGTTGTTCCAAAGGTTTGGAAGAAACTTATGGTCACTTtcttatgcatttttttagctttttttctttataatattatggcaatcttagttttcattattTGGGCACTTTTCATTTCATATAAAACTGGTGGAATTGCTACAATAGTAATCATAGGAATCTTATACTTTGTTGGGATTTTATATCTTACAATAGTTTGGCAATTAGCAAGTGTTGTGACAGTTTTAGAAGATTCTTATGGAGTTAAAGCTATGATGAAGAGTAATGAACTGATCAAGGGTAAAATGGGTATATCAATGCTCATTTTTTTGAAGCTTAATGTTTCATTTTTTGGTatacaatttttgtttacaAATTTTGTTGTGAAAGGTTGGAGGTTGAGTTTGGTGGACAAAACAGCTTATGGAATActatgttttttgttgttgtcacatttgtttttgtttggacTTGTTATCCAAACGgttctttattttgtttgtaaATCTTATCATCATCAGAGTATTGATAAGTCTACTTTGTCTGATCATCTTGAAGTTTATCATGGAGAGTATGAACCTTTGAAGGATAAAGATGTTCAGATGGAGAATTACCATGTTTGA